Proteins encoded within one genomic window of Mesobacillus subterraneus:
- a CDS encoding STAS domain-containing protein, which produces MRIPILKLKDYLLVSIQVELDDQTVLTFQEDLLNKIKDTGAKGVVIDLTSVDMIDSFIAKVLGDVIVMTSLMGTKAVLTGIQPAVAITLIELGITMENVHTALDLEQGISILSQLLEG; this is translated from the coding sequence GTGAGAATTCCTATACTAAAGTTAAAAGATTATTTATTAGTTTCAATTCAAGTAGAACTTGATGATCAGACAGTATTGACTTTTCAGGAAGACTTGTTGAATAAAATTAAAGATACGGGAGCAAAAGGTGTTGTAATCGATTTAACTTCAGTCGATATGATTGATTCGTTCATTGCAAAAGTATTGGGCGATGTAATAGTAATGACAAGCCTGATGGGCACAAAAGCTGTCCTTACAGGTATCCAGCCGGCAGTCGCTATTACTTTAATAGAGCTTGGCATAACAATGGAAAATGTCCATACTGCACTGGATCTTGAACAAGGAATTTCGATATTAAGCCAATTGTTAGAGGGTTAG
- a CDS encoding anti-sigma regulatory factor: MTEPININNEFDIVLARQKGREVSKDLQFGGVDQARITTAISELARNIYLYAGSGQITIDVLEENGRKGIRIAAADNGPGINDIRMVLQDGYSTSGGLGAGLPGVKRLMDSFDIDSMPGIGTKITITKWAR; this comes from the coding sequence ATGACAGAACCGATTAATATTAATAATGAATTTGATATAGTACTTGCCCGTCAGAAAGGGAGAGAGGTTTCAAAGGATCTCCAATTTGGTGGCGTTGACCAGGCAAGGATAACGACAGCGATTTCTGAGCTCGCAAGAAATATATATTTATATGCGGGCAGCGGCCAGATTACTATTGACGTCTTAGAAGAGAACGGAAGAAAAGGGATTCGGATTGCTGCTGCTGATAATGGTCCAGGCATAAATGATATAAGAATGGTTTTGCAGGATGGTTATTCAACTTCAGGCGGTCTTGGTGCAGGTCTTCCAGGAGTTAAAAGGTTAATGGACAGTTTTGATATTGATTCTATGCCGGGAATTGGCACGAAAATAACGATTACAAAGTGGGCAAGATAA
- the gloA2 gene encoding SMU1112c/YaeR family gloxylase I-like metalloprotein: MELNKIHHVAIICSNYERSKEFYTKVLGLKIISEIYREERRSYKLDLSVGSLYQIELFSFPDVPARPSYPEAAGLRHLAFTVKNLSSYKNYLEKQGVEVEPFRIDPLTHKQFTFFSDPDGLPIELYEE, from the coding sequence ATGGAGCTTAATAAAATACATCACGTCGCCATTATCTGTTCAAATTATGAAAGGTCAAAAGAGTTTTATACTAAAGTTCTTGGCTTGAAGATCATCTCAGAGATCTACAGAGAAGAACGAAGGTCTTATAAATTGGATTTAAGTGTTGGAAGTCTTTATCAAATCGAATTGTTCTCTTTCCCGGACGTTCCAGCACGACCTAGTTACCCTGAGGCTGCGGGTCTCAGGCATCTCGCTTTCACTGTGAAAAATCTTTCCTCATATAAAAATTATCTTGAAAAGCAAGGTGTGGAAGTGGAGCCATTCAGGATAGATCCACTGACTCATAAGCAATTTACATTCTTTTCCGATCCTGATGGATTACCAATTGAATTATATGAAGAGTAA
- a CDS encoding BA3454 family stress response protein, which translates to MREITVTVDLKGKNYLTNVIADRETSDEEILEMARKQVQEQWLF; encoded by the coding sequence ATGAGAGAAATTACAGTAACTGTAGACTTAAAGGGGAAAAATTATTTAACCAATGTGATTGCTGATCGTGAAACATCTGACGAGGAAATCCTGGAGATGGCACGAAAGCAAGTTCAAGAGCAATGGCTCTTTTAA